A genomic segment from Hymenobacter volaticus encodes:
- a CDS encoding phosphodiester glycosidase family protein, whose translation MKGFPTALVLFLLSLLGCRSHSAQPARVEQRTTATGQQYTLFHPDHLALQVVTRLPSLDQRECQLSVAAAYTDLQTNQPLDLLVDQGQLRQAQATVGWLDGVLTIVDTTLTLTRIAPGQTPPSAELEQVRRQKGTVLLQELLVYQGQNLKPAGGSLFQRRALVEFRDHRFAVIESVSDSLTMHQFGEDLRALGARNALYLDMGDWDEGWYRKGKSVVKLGYRRTQTARQSNWLVFVEPESAR comes from the coding sequence ATGAAAGGCTTCCCTACAGCCCTCGTTCTCTTCCTGCTCTCTCTGCTTGGCTGTCGCTCGCACTCGGCCCAGCCCGCGCGGGTAGAACAACGCACTACTGCCACGGGTCAGCAGTATACTCTCTTTCATCCCGACCACCTGGCCCTGCAAGTGGTTACGCGCCTCCCCAGCCTAGACCAGCGCGAGTGCCAGCTCAGTGTCGCCGCGGCCTATACCGACTTGCAAACTAATCAGCCCCTGGATCTGCTCGTGGATCAGGGACAACTGCGGCAAGCACAAGCCACGGTGGGCTGGCTCGATGGCGTCTTAACGATTGTCGATACCACGCTGACCCTCACGCGAATTGCGCCGGGTCAGACTCCACCCAGCGCAGAACTCGAGCAAGTCCGTCGCCAGAAAGGAACCGTACTGTTGCAAGAGTTGCTCGTTTACCAAGGGCAAAACCTAAAACCGGCGGGCGGCAGCTTGTTTCAGCGCCGAGCCCTGGTCGAGTTTAGGGATCATCGGTTTGCCGTGATCGAGAGTGTGTCGGATTCGCTCACCATGCATCAGTTTGGCGAGGATCTGCGGGCGTTAGGGGCCCGCAATGCGTTGTATCTGGACATGGGCGATTGGGATGAGGGCTGGTACCGTAAGGGCAAGAGCGTCGTCAAGCTCGGCTATCGCCGAACGCAAACGGCCCGTCAGTCCAATTGGCTGGTCTTTGTCGAGCCCGAGTCCGCGCGGTAG
- a CDS encoding S41 family peptidase, giving the protein MAYFFPYKYAVGTDWQQMLSTYIPRFLGAGNALEYRQTALALFTDLHDSHATVTQDPVLSPLEGDYIVAAAVQFVNDQAMVIRVRHDGQVVQPPLEPGDRITEVDGVSVDEWVKQRLPLTPGSNKAAQLRSLAVNLLRGNTPEMQVKVLRAGKSLSLTAPRFKLGTVPPVKPAVGDSTYRFLTPKIGYVNLATITRAKLPTIMQAFQQTDGIVFDLRNYPGEFVTNQLLSYFISKPTAFAKFAAFDARYPGRFVEYQPKPIEPAGSTPYAGRVVVLVNEITLSQGEYTAMALRAGPRATIVGSQTGGADGDISRIVLPGNLVTRISGTGVYYPDGRETQRVGIVPDVEVHPTAEGLRAGQDELRDKAIQIITSTK; this is encoded by the coding sequence GTGGCCTATTTCTTCCCCTACAAGTACGCCGTGGGCACCGACTGGCAACAGATGCTGTCGACGTACATTCCACGCTTCCTCGGGGCCGGAAATGCGCTCGAATACCGCCAAACGGCACTGGCGTTGTTCACCGACCTGCACGACAGCCACGCCACGGTCACGCAGGACCCGGTCCTGAGCCCGCTGGAAGGAGACTATATCGTGGCCGCCGCGGTGCAGTTCGTCAATGACCAAGCAATGGTGATCCGCGTGCGCCACGATGGCCAGGTGGTACAACCACCCTTGGAACCCGGCGATAGGATAACGGAGGTCGATGGGGTGAGTGTGGACGAATGGGTGAAGCAACGGTTGCCTCTAACACCGGGCTCCAACAAAGCGGCGCAACTGCGTTCGCTGGCCGTGAACTTGCTACGGGGCAACACCCCGGAAATGCAAGTGAAAGTGCTGCGCGCCGGCAAGTCACTCTCGCTTACTGCCCCGCGCTTCAAGCTCGGGACGGTGCCGCCGGTTAAGCCGGCCGTGGGGGATAGCACCTACCGGTTTTTAACGCCGAAAATCGGGTATGTAAACCTGGCCACTATCACTCGCGCCAAGCTACCGACGATCATGCAAGCCTTTCAGCAAACGGATGGTATCGTATTCGACCTGCGCAACTATCCCGGCGAGTTTGTCACCAACCAGCTCCTGTCGTACTTCATCAGCAAACCCACGGCCTTTGCCAAGTTTGCCGCCTTTGATGCGCGGTATCCCGGCCGCTTTGTCGAATACCAGCCCAAACCCATTGAGCCGGCCGGTTCCACGCCGTATGCGGGGCGAGTGGTTGTGTTGGTGAACGAGATCACGCTCAGCCAAGGCGAGTATACCGCGATGGCCCTACGTGCTGGCCCCCGCGCTACCATCGTAGGTAGTCAGACCGGGGGCGCGGATGGCGATATTTCCCGCATCGTGTTGCCGGGCAACCTGGTTACCCGCATTTCGGGGACGGGCGTGTACTACCCGGATGGGCGCGAAACCCAACGCGTCGGCATCGTGCCCGATGTTGAAGTCCATCCGACGGCCGAAGGACTGCGAGCCGGGCAGGATGAGTTACGCGATAAAGCCATCCAAATAATAACTTCTACCAAGTAG
- a CDS encoding helix-turn-helix domain-containing protein, which yields MKNPATIQAFGTHLRNLRIERGMSQQALANEADLSRPTIQRVETAHLCATLDVLASIARGLKIPLRDLLDFPEPDNLL from the coding sequence GTGAAAAATCCGGCAACTATACAGGCTTTTGGCACGCATTTGCGGAACCTGCGCATCGAGCGTGGTATGAGCCAACAAGCGCTAGCCAATGAGGCCGATTTGAGCAGACCTACAATTCAGCGCGTCGAGACAGCACACCTATGTGCTACCTTGGACGTGCTGGCCAGTATTGCGCGGGGATTGAAAATACCATTACGGGACTTACTCGACTTTCCTGAGCCAGATAACTTGCTATAA
- a CDS encoding IS110 family transposase, whose product MPISRSKFLKYAVGIDIAKDSFVARFGSLDTNLQLQLDKPDDKTFANTQAGFADLLTWVKKLRLARVPLIFVVEATGVYYEELAYFLADHQQSVSVLLPFKVKHFAHSTKQKGKTDKQDARMLCRLGLERHDLPIWTAATSTMRIMRGLYRELDALKHDSTRLKNKLHAYEHTYQPNARTIARLVERQQMLARHIEEVNQELAQLVAKDSELQSKIALLTSVPGVGLATAIAVVSETSGFSLTENERQLASYAGLDVVQKQSGLTSKPSSISRRGNTRLRTALYMAAMSSKRCNPRLKAFFEGLKVRKSNAKAPLIAVMRKLLLLCYALWKKNQAFDPAYKQVQSTTILTIP is encoded by the coding sequence ATGCCAATCTCCCGTTCTAAATTTCTCAAATATGCTGTCGGTATCGACATTGCCAAGGATAGCTTTGTTGCTCGTTTTGGTTCACTGGATACTAATCTGCAACTTCAACTTGATAAGCCCGACGATAAAACATTTGCTAACACGCAAGCCGGATTTGCCGATCTGTTAACTTGGGTAAAGAAACTACGGCTAGCCAGAGTCCCACTTATATTTGTGGTCGAGGCGACAGGCGTTTACTATGAGGAATTAGCTTACTTTCTAGCTGACCACCAGCAATCAGTAAGCGTGTTACTACCCTTCAAGGTCAAGCACTTTGCTCATAGCACAAAGCAGAAAGGCAAAACTGATAAGCAGGATGCTCGCATGCTGTGCCGTTTAGGCTTAGAACGACATGATTTGCCTATCTGGACAGCTGCAACTTCCACAATGCGTATTATGCGAGGCCTTTACCGCGAACTCGACGCGCTTAAGCATGATAGCACACGGCTCAAAAACAAGTTGCACGCTTACGAGCACACTTACCAGCCAAACGCCCGCACTATAGCCCGGCTGGTGGAGCGGCAGCAAATGCTTGCCCGACATATAGAAGAGGTGAATCAGGAGTTGGCCCAATTGGTGGCAAAAGATTCTGAATTACAGTCCAAAATCGCTCTGTTAACAAGCGTACCGGGGGTTGGTCTAGCAACGGCTATTGCTGTGGTTAGTGAGACGAGTGGATTCTCTTTAACGGAAAATGAACGTCAGCTTGCTTCTTATGCGGGGTTGGATGTTGTGCAAAAACAAAGCGGACTGACTTCCAAGCCGAGCAGTATCTCCCGGCGAGGTAATACGCGATTACGCACGGCTCTGTACATGGCCGCGATGAGTAGCAAACGCTGCAATCCACGACTTAAGGCCTTTTTCGAAGGATTAAAAGTGCGTAAATCCAATGCCAAAGCTCCATTGATTGCTGTTATGCGCAAACTACTTCTATTATGTTATGCGCTCTGGAAAAAAAATCAAGCGTTTGACCCAGCTTATAAACAGGTTCAAAGCACTACAATTCTAACTATTCCTTAA
- a CDS encoding recombinase family protein, with the protein MLPRRYVPYYRVSTVRQGQSGLGLEAQRAAVHAFAPQPGQLLAEFVEVESGKKNQRPQLLAAIAAAREARATLLIAKLDRLSRNAGFILALRDSGVDFVCCDMPDANTLTVGIFAIIAQHERETISKRTKDALAAKKARGRCWATHRT; encoded by the coding sequence ATGCTCCCCCGTCGCTACGTTCCCTACTACCGCGTCTCCACCGTTCGGCAAGGCCAGTCCGGCCTGGGCCTCGAAGCGCAACGCGCGGCCGTGCATGCCTTCGCGCCACAACCGGGACAGCTGCTGGCCGAATTCGTCGAGGTAGAGAGCGGCAAGAAAAACCAGCGCCCGCAGTTGCTGGCGGCTATCGCCGCCGCGCGAGAAGCCCGGGCCACGCTGCTCATTGCCAAGCTCGACCGGCTTTCGCGCAATGCGGGCTTTATCCTAGCCTTGCGGGATTCAGGCGTGGACTTCGTTTGCTGCGACATGCCCGACGCCAATACCCTTACGGTGGGAATCTTTGCTATCATTGCCCAACACGAGCGGGAGACAATTAGCAAGCGCACCAAGGATGCCCTCGCCGCTAAGAAGGCGAGGGGGAGGTGTTGGGCAACCCACAGAACCTGA